CATGCGCGCCTCGAACTCGTCGGCACGGTCTCCGCCGAACACCAGGTGGGTGTGGCTGTCGACGAACCCGGGGATCACGGCGCGCCCACCCGCGTCGACGACGACGGCGCCGGTCCGCGTGGCGGCTGCGGCCGCGGCATCCGTCATCGCTCCCGTCCACGCGATGCGCGAGCCCTCGACGAGCACCGCGGCGTCGCGGAGCACACCGGTCGGGTCGCCCTCGCGCTCGACGTTGGTGGTGAGCTCGCCGATGTTCGTGATGAGCGTCGCGGTCACAGCATCCGTCCTTTCATGTCCCGATTCTCCGCCTGCATGTCCCACTTCCCGTCGTTTCGCGGCCCCCGATGCGACAGAGATCGGGACACGGCTCGACCGGCCGGGCACAGCTGTGGGGTCAGGCGTCCAGCATCGGCACGTTCAGGCCGCGCTCGCGCGCGACCTCCTTCGCACGGTCGTATCCGGCGTCGACATGACGCATGACGCCGGTGCCCGGGTCGTTCGTGAGCACGCGGGCGAGCTTCTCGGCCGCGAGCGGCGTGCCGTCGGCGACGGTGACCTGCCCGGCGTGGATCGACCGGCCGATGCCGACTCCTCCGCCGTGGTGGATCGACACCCACGCCGCGCCCGACGCCGTGTTGAGCAGCGCGTTGAGCAGCGGCCAGTCGGCGATCGCGTCCGACCCGTCGGCCATCGCCTCGGTCTCGCGGTACGGCGAGGCGACCGAGCCCGAGTCGAGGTGATCGCGGCCGATCACGATCGGACCGGACAGCTCGCCCGACGCGACCATCTCGTTGAACTTCAGGCCGGCGAGGTGGCGCTCCTGGTATCCGAGCCAGCAGATGCGGGCCGGAAGCCCTTCGAAGTGCACGGCGTCGCTCGCCTTGTCGAGCCACCGCACGAGCCCCGCATTGTCGGGGAAGAGCGCCTTGACGGCCTCGTCGGTCTTGCGGATGTCGTCGGGGTCGCCCGACAGCGCCACCCAGCGGAACGGTCCGCGGCCCTCCGCGAACTGCGGCCGGATGTACGCGGGAACGAAGCCGGGGAACGCGAATGCGCGGTCGAAGCCGCCCAGCTGCGCCTCGGCGCGGATCGAGTTGCCGTAGTCGAAGACCTCGGCTCCGGCATCCTGGAATCCCACCATCGCCGCCACGTGCTTGGCCATGCTGCCGCGCGCGCGTGCCGTGAAGCCCTCGGGATCGTCGGATGCCGCCGCCTTCCAGTCCTCGAAGGCGATGCCCACCGGCAGGTAGGCCAGGGGGTCGTGCGCGCTGGTCTGGTCGGTCACGATGTCGATCTCGAGATCGCCCGCACGGTGGCGAAGCAGGAGGTCCCCGAACACTTCGGCGGCGTTGCCGACCACGCCGACCGACAGCGCCTGACCCGCGGCCTTCGCCGCGGACACGCGGGAGACGGCAGCCTCGAGGTCGGTCGTGTACTCGTCCAGGTAGCCGTGCTCGACCCTGCGGGCGAGGCGGGACTCGTCGACGTCGACGATGAGCACGGCGCCGCCGTTGAGCGTGACCGCGAGCGGTTGCGCGCCGCCCATGCCGCCGGCGCCGCCGGTGAGGGTGAGGGTGCCCGACAGGTCGTCCTTGCCGAGGCTCCGCGCCACGGCGGCGAAGGTCTCGTACGTGCCCTGCAGAATGCCCTGCGTGCCGATGTAGATCCACGAGCCGGCGGTCATCTGGCCGAACATCGTGAGGCCGAGTTCTTCGAGCCTGCGGAACTCCGGCCACGTCGCCCAGTCGCCCACGAGGTTGGAGTTGGCGATGAGCACGCGCGGCGCCCATTCGTGGGTGCGGAATACGCCGACCGGCTTGCCCGACTGCACCAGGAGCGTCTCGTCGGGTTCGAGCTCGTCGAGCGTGCGCACGATCGCGTCGTAGGCCTCCCAGCTGCGGGCCGCGCGGCCGGTGCCGCCGTAGACCACGAGGTCCTCGGGGTGCTCGGCCACCTCCGGGTCGAGGTTGTTCATGAGCATGCGCTTGGCGGCTTCCGCGCCCCAGCTCTTCGCGGTGCGCTCGGGGCCGCGCGGGGCGCGCACGGTGCGGGCGGTCTCGGTGGCAGTCATGGTCACTCCTTCGTGGTGTTGTCGTAGGCGGCCCGTGCGACGGCGCCGGACGCGACGAGCGCGGTCACGGCCTCCATGTCGGGCGAGAGGAAGCGGTCGCGACCGGGTCCGTCGACGACCGTGCGCACGAGATCGCGCACGGCGCCGGTGGCCGCGCCGGGCTGCAGCGGCGCGCGCAGGTCGAGCGCTCGCGCGCCGGTGAGCACCTCGATCGCGAGCACGCGGGCGAGGCCGTCGATGCCGCGGCGCAGCTTGCGGGCGGCGGCCCATCCCATCGACACGTGGTCCTCCTGCATGGCGCTGGAGGGGATGGAGTCGACGGATGCCGGCACCGCGAGGCGCTTGAGCTCCGACACGATCCCGGCGGCGGCGTACTGGGCGATCATGAGCCCGGAGTCGACGCCGACCTCGTGTGCGAGGAACGGCGGCAGTCCGTGGCTGCGCGCGGGGTCGAGTGCGCGGTCGGTGCGGCGCTCCGAGATCGACGCGACGTCGGCGACGGCGATCGCGAGGAAGTCGAGCACGTACGCGACCGGAGCTCCGTGGAAGTTTCCGTTCGATTCGACGCGGCCGTCGTCGGTGATCACCGGATTGTCGACGGCGGCGGCGAGTTCGCGCGACGCGATGAGGCGCGCGTGGTCGGCGGTGTCCCGCGCAGCGCCGTGCACCTGCGGCGAGCACCGCAGCGAGTACGCGTCCTGCACGCGCGTGCAGACGGCCGGGTCACGGTGGGATGCCACGATGGGCGATCCGGCGAGCACCGCCCGCAGGTTCGCGGCCGAGACGGCCTGCCCGAGCTGGGGGCGCAGCGCTTGCAGGTCCGCCGCGAAGACGGCATCCGTCCCCAGCTGGGACTCGACCGACATCGCCGCGGCGACATCGGCGGTGTCGAGCAGCACCGACAGATCGTGGAGGGCGAGCAACAGCATCCCGAGCATGCCGTCGGTGCCGTTGATGAGGGCGAGGCCCTCCTTCTCTCGCAGCACGAGGGGGACGACGGATGCCGCGCCCAGCGCATCGGCGGCGTCGACCTCGACTCCCGCGGCATCGCGCACGCGTCCTTCGCCCATCGCGGCGAGCGCGACATGCGAGAGCGGCGCGAGGTCGCCGGAGCAGCCGAGCGACCCGTACTCGCGCACGATCGGGGTGATGCCGGCGTTGAGCATCGCGGCGTAGGTCTCCACGACGACGGGGCGCACACCGGTGTGACCGGTCGCGAGGGTCTGGAGGCGCAGCAGCTGCAGGGCGCGCACGACCTCGCGCTCGACCTCGGGTCCGGTGCCGGCCGCGTGGCTGCGGATGAGGCTCTCCTGCAGCTGAAGGCGTCGGTCGGGGACGATGAAGGTGGTGGCGAGGGCTCCGAAGCCCGTCGAGATGCCGTAGTGCGGGTCGGGGTCGTCGGCGAGACCTTCGACGAGGGTGCGGGCTGCGGCGACGCGAGCGAGGGCGTCGGAGGCGATCTCGACGCGGGCGTCGTGGCGGGCGACGGCGACGACGTCCTCCGGGCGCAGGGGTGCGGCGCCGACGGTGACGACGCCGGGACGGGAGTCGGTGACGGTGGTCATGCGTCGATTCCACACCCCGCGGATGGCGGGCGACAGCGGGGCGTGGCATCCTGTGTCTGGTATGCCAGACACATCGCCGTCCGAACGACCGGCGCCGCCCGCCACCGGCCGGACGTCGCCGACCCAGCCGCCCCCCGAACGACCACAGGTACCCGCCGCCGACCAGACGCTGCGGATCCTGTCGTTCCTCGCGCGCCAGCGCGGCCCGGTCGCCGCGAGCACGATCGCGACGACGCTCGGGATCCCCCGGTCGAGCGTGTACCACCTGCTCGACGCGCTCGCGGCGCACGGGTTCGTGATCCACTTCCCCGGCGAGCGCCGCTGGGGGCTCGGAACGGCCGCGTTCGAGCTCGCCGGCGGGTACTCCCGGCAGCAGCCGCTGGCACGCCTCGGGCGGCCGCTCGTGGCGGCACTGGCCGACCGCGCCGGCGAGAGCGCGCACCTCGCGGTCATGACCGGCCGCGACGTGCTCTACATCGTCGAGGAACGCGCGCCGCGCCGGCCCGCCCTCGTGACCGATGTGGGAGTGCGGCTGCCCGCGCACCTCACGGCGACGGGTCGCGCGATGCTGGCGGCACTCCCCCGCGAGCAGGTGCGGGCGCTGTATCCGGATGCCTCGGCCTTCGCCGATCGCACGGGCCGGGGTCCGTCGCGTCCGGGCGAGCTGCGGGACGTGCTGCGCGAGGTGAGATCTCGCGGCCACGCGGTCGAGGACGGGGAGGTGACCCTCGGTCTCCGCTCGGTCGGGCTCGCCGTGCGCGACCATGCCGGATGGCCCGCCGCCGCACTGGCCCTCACCTGGCCCGTCGAGGCGGAGCGCAACCCCGGTGACCTGGCGGCGCTCCTGGCCGACGCCGCCCGCGAACTCGAACGCCGCATCGGCCGCCCCTGACCCCCGACCCGCCCTGTCCTGATCCGTCCCGCCCTGTCCCGATCCGTTTGTGCGGGCGAATGCGCGTATGACGCTCGTGCGACGCGGCCATTCGCCCGCACAAACGGAGCCGGTCAGTCGACCTTCGTGACGGTGCCGCCGGTGAGGGCGACGAGCTCGTCGTAGGTCAGGGGGAAGACCGTGTGCGGAGTTCCGCCGGCGGCCCAGATCTCGGGGTAGCCGGCGAGGTCCTCGTCGATCACGGTGGTGAGTGCGGTCGGATGCCCCGTCGGGGCCACCCCTCCGATGGCTTGGCCCGTCGCCTCCCGTACCTGCTCGGGGGTGGCCCGGCGGATGCTCGTGCGCCCGAGGCGCTCGGCAAGCGCGGCGGTGTCGACGCGGTGCGCGCCGCTCGTCATGACGAGGAGGGGCTCGTCATCGGACCAGAACACGAGGCTGTTGGCGATCGCGCCCACCTCGACCCCGAGGGCGGCGGCGGCGAGCACTGCTGTGGACGCAGCATCGGGGAGCACCACGATGTCGCCGGTGATGCCGGCGGCGCGGAGCGAGTCGTGGACGAGGATGCTGCGTGCGGGGAGCTGGGCGGTCACGTGTTCAGCCTAGGGGCGTCGCTCAGCGCTCCCGAGCCCTCCCGAGCGCGAGCGCCGCGGCGGTCGCACTCTCAGCCTTTCGACGAGTCCCTGCGGTGGATCGCCGAGTGCCGCTCACCCCCGGGCGAGGATCTCGGCGTGCGGCATGAGGAACCAGCCGTCGTCCGAGGCGGCCCATTCCCGCCACCCCTGGGCGATGCGCTCCAGTCCCGCCTGATCGGTGATGCCGTGCTCGACGGCATGCTGCGCGAAGGTCGAGTGCAGGGCGCGCTCCGCCCACGAGCCGCCCCACCATTCGCGGGCTTCGGGAGATTCGAAGAGCCACAGCGACGCCGCTGAGGTGATGTCGGCGAAGCCGGCCTCGCGCGCCCAGGCTTTGAGCCGACGACCCGCCGCGGGCTCGCCGGAGACGGCACGGTGCACCCGCAGGTAGACCTCGTGCCATTCGTCGAGCCCCGGCACGAGCGGGTACCAGATGACGCCGGCGTAGTCGACGTCGCGGGCGGCCACGAGGCCGTCGGGCTCGAGCACGCGCCGGAACTCGCGCAGCGCGTCGACGGGGCGCGAGAGGTGCTGCAGGACCTGGTGCGCATGGACGATGTCGTACGAACCCGCCGGCGCCTCGAGCGCGTAGGCGTCGCCGACGGCGAAGGAGACGTTGACCACCCCGCGCTCCGCGGCGAGCGCGGCGGCCTTCGCGACGACGTCGGGGGCGGCATCCAGCCCCGTGACCGTGCCCGGTGCGACGCGCTGCGCCAGGTCGATCGTGATCGTGCCGGGCCCGGACCCGACGTCGAGGACGCGCAGCCCCTGCTTCAGCGACGGAATGAGGTAGGCGGCCGAGTTCGCGACGGTGCGCTTCTCGTGGGAGCGCAGGACGCTTTCGTGGTGACCGTGGGTGTACTGCTCGGGCATGGTCCGACAGTAATCCCGCGTGCGGATGCTCGGTGGTTGATGACGTTCGATGCCACCGGGCTCGCACCGGGGTGTCAGCGTGCACACGTCCTGCGCCCGTCGGTGGGAGTTGGCTGCGCACATTGCGCGGTACCGGGTGATGCGGTTGAACACTTCGTCACGCAGTGGTGCAATAGAGACGGATGCCGCAAAGCCGCGGCGTTCGCAGCGCACTGCCCACAAGGCCCGCCGAAGGAAGAACCGCGATGACGCACACCCTGCCCCTGCCCGATTTCACGCACGAGCGCGTGGAGGTGATCACCGGCCGGCGGAGTGGTCTCATCATCGTCGCCGCCCTGCATTCCTCTGTGCTCGGTTCCGCGCTGGGCGGTGCACGGCTGTGGACGTACCCGCACTGGAGCGACGCCCTGGGTGACGCCCTGCGCCTGTCTGCCGCCATGACGCTGAAGAACGCGGCCGCGGGACTGGACGCGGGCGGAGGCAAGTCGGTGATCGCGCTGCCCGAGGGCACCGTGCTCGACGCGGAGCGTCGCCGGGCCGCCTTCCTCGACCTGGGTGACGCGGTCGAGTCGTTGCACGGGCTGTACCGCACCGCGGAGGACGTGGGTTCGACGACCGAGGACATGCTCGTCGTGAGCGAGCGCACGGAGCACGTCGTGGGCCTTCCCGACGCCGTGGGCGGCTCGGGCGAACCCGCCGGCCCCACGAGCCTCGGCGTGTACGAGTCGCTGCGCGCGACGCTCGAGCGCGTGACCGGCTCGGCCGACCTGTCGGGTCGCCGCGTCACCGTGTCGGGTCTCGGTCAGGTCGGGAGCCGCCTGGCCGTGCGCCTGGCTGCTGAGGGTGCGCTGCTCACCGTGACCGATGTGAATCCGGCCAAGCGGGATCTCGCGCTCGAGCTCGGCGCCGACTGGGCGATGCCCGGCGAGGAGCACCTGGTGCCCGCCGACGTGTTCGTTCCCGCCGGTATCGGCGGCCTGCTGACCGAGGACGTCATCGACGGCCTGAACGCGAAGGCCGTGTGCGGGCCGGCGAACAATCCCCTTGCGGCTCGTGCGGGCGCCGACCGGCTGGCCGCGCGCGGCATCCTGTACGCCCCCGACTTCGTCGTCAACGCGGGCGGGGTCATCTACCTCGATCTCGAGGCGAAGAAGCTCGGCTC
This window of the Microbacterium sp. SSM24 genome carries:
- a CDS encoding IclR family transcriptional regulator; the protein is MPDTSPSERPAPPATGRTSPTQPPPERPQVPAADQTLRILSFLARQRGPVAASTIATTLGIPRSSVYHLLDALAAHGFVIHFPGERRWGLGTAAFELAGGYSRQQPLARLGRPLVAALADRAGESAHLAVMTGRDVLYIVEERAPRRPALVTDVGVRLPAHLTATGRAMLAALPREQVRALYPDASAFADRTGRGPSRPGELRDVLREVRSRGHAVEDGEVTLGLRSVGLAVRDHAGWPAAALALTWPVEAERNPGDLAALLADAARELERRIGRP
- the hutU gene encoding urocanate hydratase, producing MTATETARTVRAPRGPERTAKSWGAEAAKRMLMNNLDPEVAEHPEDLVVYGGTGRAARSWEAYDAIVRTLDELEPDETLLVQSGKPVGVFRTHEWAPRVLIANSNLVGDWATWPEFRRLEELGLTMFGQMTAGSWIYIGTQGILQGTYETFAAVARSLGKDDLSGTLTLTGGAGGMGGAQPLAVTLNGGAVLIVDVDESRLARRVEHGYLDEYTTDLEAAVSRVSAAKAAGQALSVGVVGNAAEVFGDLLLRHRAGDLEIDIVTDQTSAHDPLAYLPVGIAFEDWKAAASDDPEGFTARARGSMAKHVAAMVGFQDAGAEVFDYGNSIRAEAQLGGFDRAFAFPGFVPAYIRPQFAEGRGPFRWVALSGDPDDIRKTDEAVKALFPDNAGLVRWLDKASDAVHFEGLPARICWLGYQERHLAGLKFNEMVASGELSGPIVIGRDHLDSGSVASPYRETEAMADGSDAIADWPLLNALLNTASGAAWVSIHHGGGVGIGRSIHAGQVTVADGTPLAAEKLARVLTNDPGTGVMRHVDAGYDRAKEVARERGLNVPMLDA
- a CDS encoding YbaK/EbsC family protein, translated to MTAQLPARSILVHDSLRAAGITGDIVVLPDAASTAVLAAAALGVEVGAIANSLVFWSDDEPLLVMTSGAHRVDTAALAERLGRTSIRRATPEQVREATGQAIGGVAPTGHPTALTTVIDEDLAGYPEIWAAGGTPHTVFPLTYDELVALTGGTVTKVD
- a CDS encoding Glu/Leu/Phe/Val dehydrogenase family protein, with protein sequence MTHTLPLPDFTHERVEVITGRRSGLIIVAALHSSVLGSALGGARLWTYPHWSDALGDALRLSAAMTLKNAAAGLDAGGGKSVIALPEGTVLDAERRRAAFLDLGDAVESLHGLYRTAEDVGSTTEDMLVVSERTEHVVGLPDAVGGSGEPAGPTSLGVYESLRATLERVTGSADLSGRRVTVSGLGQVGSRLAVRLAAEGALLTVTDVNPAKRDLALELGADWAMPGEEHLVPADVFVPAGIGGLLTEDVIDGLNAKAVCGPANNPLAARAGADRLAARGILYAPDFVVNAGGVIYLDLEAKKLGSRPEIMDRVGRIGDTLRTIFDEAEARGVTPLEAAEGLAAERLAAGDRGHALAH
- a CDS encoding methyltransferase domain-containing protein; this translates as MPEQYTHGHHESVLRSHEKRTVANSAAYLIPSLKQGLRVLDVGSGPGTITIDLAQRVAPGTVTGLDAAPDVVAKAAALAAERGVVNVSFAVGDAYALEAPAGSYDIVHAHQVLQHLSRPVDALREFRRVLEPDGLVAARDVDYAGVIWYPLVPGLDEWHEVYLRVHRAVSGEPAAGRRLKAWAREAGFADITSAASLWLFESPEAREWWGGSWAERALHSTFAQHAVEHGITDQAGLERIAQGWREWAASDDGWFLMPHAEILARG
- the hutH gene encoding histidine ammonia-lyase — its product is MTTVTDSRPGVVTVGAAPLRPEDVVAVARHDARVEIASDALARVAAARTLVEGLADDPDPHYGISTGFGALATTFIVPDRRLQLQESLIRSHAAGTGPEVEREVVRALQLLRLQTLATGHTGVRPVVVETYAAMLNAGITPIVREYGSLGCSGDLAPLSHVALAAMGEGRVRDAAGVEVDAADALGAASVVPLVLREKEGLALINGTDGMLGMLLLALHDLSVLLDTADVAAAMSVESQLGTDAVFAADLQALRPQLGQAVSAANLRAVLAGSPIVASHRDPAVCTRVQDAYSLRCSPQVHGAARDTADHARLIASRELAAAVDNPVITDDGRVESNGNFHGAPVAYVLDFLAIAVADVASISERRTDRALDPARSHGLPPFLAHEVGVDSGLMIAQYAAAGIVSELKRLAVPASVDSIPSSAMQEDHVSMGWAAARKLRRGIDGLARVLAIEVLTGARALDLRAPLQPGAATGAVRDLVRTVVDGPGRDRFLSPDMEAVTALVASGAVARAAYDNTTKE